The Dreissena polymorpha isolate Duluth1 chromosome 9, UMN_Dpol_1.0, whole genome shotgun sequence genome contains the following window.
TATCGCACCCATGAAACTTTTGAGATGTCCATGGTTTTAAGAATTGCGTGAAACGGTCATAACAGAGTTGGTATGTTAAAAGATGATTTCCATTGCTGAAACAAGCCAAGGGAATATATCTTTTGAATTTCATTCAATATTCTCACATATATGTCaagtttaaaaaaaggaaatggcGTTTACATAACCTGCCGATTTAAGGAGCAAGACGACAATAGGGCCGCGTAcgtaaaacaaacataacaaaaatgCGTTTAATGGGTCAACGATTTATTTGTTTGAGCGAGTCATGGTTTGTATTCAATACTGCCGGTACAGTAAtatgtgtcacgtaattacgtatcgttcgcggagaacacacagtaacaaacaaagttcatttctgttttcatcgagatttatttctgttgaatattctctaacacaacgcttgctaatgttcatgaaatacaattttacatcgcggtggccgacatggccaccacgtcaagaaagcgtgactactctactcgattgtcaaactagctCTCCAATTGTCTTTCTTACAACAaaacacagcattttattccaaggtacatgaacataaaatttagatatttcctatctcactcttggttggttaactgttctcttaccccgattttctaaacccaccccttcgaataagcCTTGTTGATTGGAAGGATCGCTTATACacctaccacatgtcacagcagaagagtgcaatatacaattatcactttgggaacaggagacctcatttcatttgcatacttgatcatacaaacagatgctctctatggacaaaccacattagtaGTGTGAAATCTAACACTCCTATAATCGATTACGTAAACCCCGATACCCATAAGATACACACTCAATCCGAACTTACATTGGTTATGTTcattgggaaattggatatttcaattatttaaatttcattatatactatatctgaattggggctttttatgtacgagccgaatgttcccgataattgaactacattggagaaatgaaaccatacttccataatcaatttttcaaacttcattacatgtccCTTCCGTactgacatctgttatgttaattcctaaatacccgcaacatacagcaacgttaaatactcaaacatattattaaaatatttccctattattaaatctatctgtacttaaatttatatacCGTTATGTTAcatatgaaaaaaaatcttaatgaTTTATAACCATTAAAAAGAATAAAGTAATATTAATCTATATGCTCGAAGATGAGTATCACTTTGTAATTGAATgtaaactgtaaaatatatacaGAAATATGAAAGTTTTACATTGATAACTACTCTTGGAAAAAGCCAAAtgtgtttaaatttgttgaattaatgaAATCCGAAAATGTTCGAACGAATGACAATCTTGTATTATACTTGAACAAAGCTTTTAAACTTGTTtaatcttattattattatcaattggACCACATTCATACATTAACATTTTTGTAGATTTATCATGATAACAAGGATATACATCTAGCATTTTTTGtgtttgtatatgaaaatgtagtCTATTTTGTATACACTATACTAGTCACTTGACCACTCCTTTGTTATATCATTTATGTGCGGTATACTCATGGATAATTGTCTATTGTATAAACAATAAACTGTTACATAAACATCTTCAACTACCAAAGATAttcaatatcaaatatgtttCGCGTTATTATATCACCTGACTGCAAACACaccttcaccaaacttgctcTATTTAAAAAACGTATCCGCCATGGGGCGAGACCATTATTGTATTCTTTTTCTTTTAGTGAATAtcttgaattttactttaaagcattttaaatataaaagagtTGAGTTAAAACAATTTGCCTTGACTCTATTGGAAGATCTTTGCAAAATGGTGTTCTTATTGTCTCCCTTAAAAGAAGCGGAGTGGTCATTTTCCTTGTATCGGTTTATTGAGAAATAACGATGAAACACCGTTTTAATGAGAGGTATTTATTTCGCAGATGGCTATGTGTGTATAATGTGGTTTACAGGTCACCCCACATAGTAAGGACTTGCACCCTTGTTATTCGATAAACTGATAAGTGTTCAACCGCTTTTATTGttgcatgtttttaaagcaaatgtaGTTATTAAAGGGGTTAATCACGGTTGCCGTGACCATTATGACAATACTACGAGGTGTGAACCAATTTTACCATGACAGCCAACAGAAAAGTAATTTTTTCCTTCAATCAGAGCTTAACTTAATGTAACTCTGATGCATGGGGTCGTACCCTAACACACCTAAATAAAAACTTGTAACCAACCACGCCCAAAACAGTCAACATCACAATACACGAAGGTGTTATAAAAAACGGAGGTAAAGTAAACACTGGCTCAACATTCGGTAAATGTAATTTTGTCGTCTTCCTTTTTAAAATCACAATAAATATCAATAGCACGTGAAATGTGAATGATTTGTTTGTAGATTGATTTGTGGTTGATCTTAACATTATCTAAAATGAAAAGATGCAAAAACATAATAGTATGCTTTTTATACAAAAAAGTCATAACCATGTATATTTGAAAACCACTCTCTGAGATGTAAACAATCATTTTgcatatcatattattttactcaGAGAAAGAAATAGTCCGATATCATCATGTTCCCTACAGACTGTCTTGTCTACTAACACGCTGCCGATAGATTTACGAACAGGCTGGGAGGCATTGCGCATAAACTTGACCCTCAGTTTCAACAAAGTAATTTTGACTGCGCCGAAAACAGACATGATCAAACTGGGACTTGATCAACACAACATTGAAGCATCCATCATCTTAATGAAGCGACAGGCATAGCCATTCATCCAGGGTTGAATAATGCATCTTACTAAAAGACATTACAAGAAAGCAGTTGATGAAAAGCATCAAAGGGGCACCATGTTACGATTCATATTGCGACGCAAGTTTTAAGCAATATAAGGCATGGTCGTATCTGCAAAGAAATTATTCAATAAGAATAATTTATCATATATGACTTAGAGTTCattcattatttacaaacaaTTTGGTTAAAGACCCCATGGTTCCGgcttttaataataaatttaacacaaTTGACGTCCATTTTCGTGTAAAACGCAGCATAGTGCAATATACTGAGCAGGTAGATTGCATGAAATCAGCATTGCGCAGATTAGTATCATTTACTGTCGCTCATGCGCACAAGAAATGAAATGCATCATAAATTTCCTAGCATAGTTGTGTATATTACACGTTATAAATATAAACCGTCGGATATTTCTTTTTCAGATTTGTGTTATTAAACAAATGCATACAGTAATGAAAACATGCATATGTATCTGTATGTGATTGTTTTTTATGCGTTATCAACACCAATTTAAACTTTCTGAAATTTGAGCTTTCTTGACATAACAACGAACAAACAAATCAACACAATAACCAATAATGCATAGCATTTGTTTAACATAACACTTAGACCTCATAGTGCGTTTATAAAGATTCAACATTCAAGTGGACGTTCTGATTAAAaaaagcttaaaggggccttttcacagttttggcatgttttgaaataagtcattaaatgctttatattgataaatgtaaacaccggatcttaaaagctctaataaaaaatcaagaataaaatttaaaatagggaaacaaaagtagccgcagctggactcgaaccagtgactcccggagtcctggagtaaaaacgcatcagcccgctcggctattctgcctAGCATACTTGgttaaagtattttatgcattatatgagcgatctttgtagtttcacacaatttaacgacaacaacagaactctccaaattattcaatcgtttcgcgttgcaacgctttataatttttaggtttttaaattgtcaaaagatgcatataatggctatattagaccatggtaaatgttcagtaatactgtttcctcacaaatatcataactaaaacgaaaatgtgcgaatctgaaacaacttttttcaattttgtcaatttaccaaaccgtgaaaagatcccttaaattTGGAATTCATCTGAAGTCGGGAATAGGAAAAGTAAGTTTAAGAACATACTGTATATGTATTAATAAACTTCTTCATCATATTTACATTGTTAGTAATTCTGCTTGAAAAGTGGAACTATGCATGGTTACCATACATGTCTGCATTTATGGGAGAATATCTTCAATATGAacctttaatatgtttttaaatattttcgtaCTTGTTCTATCGTTAGCTATACAGAACGATAACAaattacatatatacatttaggAATTAGCTAATTCATTGGAATCGACAGTATACacaaacaataaatgtgtccaTTTGAAGATATTTTGATTTTGGGATATGCATAcaacttattaaataataatatatacatatatttaaaccaCTCATcttgacaaaaaaaaatacattaaaatcatCAATTTCATTTAACAAATGTTCAGGTATATGGGCTCAATAATAGATTTATTTGCTTTGGTAAATTAAACGAAGCACGCATTAGTTCATTACATAAGTATCCTATTATGAATCTCCATCAGTTCATTCACACAACTTCCTTCTTCAATCATCCTCTGACGGACCTCTCTTACAATCTGGTCTATACGTGTAAGTATCGAGTTCAACATACTATCCGATGTATTAGAAATACCATCCGCAGCCTTGCACTGTTCGAGTCGGTTCATGCATTTCAGCATCAACAGTTCGAGCTCAAATCTCCTCTGGCCGTACCAGAACAAAGACACTGGGTGCGATACTATTGCTTGCCTTATCTTCGGCAATTTGAGTACGAGTAGTGGACCTTCGTTCATCAATTCGTTTATTATTGCTACCCATGttcgttgttgtttttcattcatACCACACGAGTCCATAAGGTTTCTTTCTGGTATCATGTAATATGAAAGTTTTGTCGTTGATAAAGCAGTTCTTAGTTCTTTTAATCCTTCACAAAGCCAGTGAAATAAATTCCTTTCAGTAAACAATTCTTGATGATTGTTCTCCGCAAGCCAAAAAACTAAATTTTTTACGGTGTAAGATGTAATTTCCTTCTTGATTGGCTTTAATATATCCTTAACCAccatttttaatataacatatatgtaaACCTGAGTGCTATTAAGACTGCTCACAAGTTCGTTCTCCCCCGTATTAAAGCCTATTCTCCACTCGACAGCTCTGTTTTCACTCCCTTTGTATCCAACTGGAGTGACGAATGCTCTCAATGATACAACTTTCTGAACGATATCCGGCGCTGGCCAATTACGACGTCGTTCAGCCCATTTTTGAAGTATGCTAGGGCAGTCACAGGCAAAAGAAAGTACTCTGTCTTGATGGTATGCACCAATTGACGTCGGCATTGATGGTCCTGCACGTGAATGACGCACCTCGTCTG
Protein-coding sequences here:
- the LOC127845462 gene encoding uncharacterized protein LOC127845462 isoform X2 encodes the protein MAEGGYWHDESGPEYVIRRSGIYSQHSQVQWENASVEMCNVMTWLGFGPHIRKARRDFYMENNMLLNAQHLGKVKMITTGSKAEGLTCLYESDVDNMYVKEDVMCLEDGLSGDMLPKETTLFTLNTGSCYHGHCWLLLKRRGTALYQTLSNALCDDENGRSFLNSDVYVTVLNSTTPTSDEVRHSRAGPSMPTSIGAYHQDRVLSFACDCPSILQKWAERRRNWPAPDIVQKVVSLRAFVTPVGYKGSENRAVEWRIGFNTGENELVSSLNSTQVYIYVILKMVVKDILKPIKKEITSYTVKNLVFWLAENNHQELFTERNLFHWLCEGLKELRTALSTTKLSYYMIPERNLMDSCGMNEKQQRTWVAIINELMNEGPLLVLKLPKIRQAIVSHPVSLFWYGQRRFELELLMLKCMNRLEQCKAADGISNTSDSMLNSILTRIDQIVREVRQRMIEEGSCVNELMEIHNRILM
- the LOC127845462 gene encoding uncharacterized protein LOC127845462 isoform X1, which gives rise to MDINMSEMAEGGYWHDESGPEYVIRRSGIYSQHSQVQWENASVEMCNVMTWLGFGPHIRKARRDFYMENNMLLNAQHLGKVKMITTGSKAEGLTCLYESDVDNMYVKEDVMCLEDGLSGDMLPKETTLFTLNTGSCYHGHCWLLLKRRGTALYQTLSNALCDDENGRSFLNSDVYVTVLNSTTPTSDEVRHSRAGPSMPTSIGAYHQDRVLSFACDCPSILQKWAERRRNWPAPDIVQKVVSLRAFVTPVGYKGSENRAVEWRIGFNTGENELVSSLNSTQVYIYVILKMVVKDILKPIKKEITSYTVKNLVFWLAENNHQELFTERNLFHWLCEGLKELRTALSTTKLSYYMIPERNLMDSCGMNEKQQRTWVAIINELMNEGPLLVLKLPKIRQAIVSHPVSLFWYGQRRFELELLMLKCMNRLEQCKAADGISNTSDSMLNSILTRIDQIVREVRQRMIEEGSCVNELMEIHNRILM